CTTATTTCACCAccgataaaaaatatcttattgatttgttACTGATTTAGTGTATTTAAAAActgaaaatcaataaaatcgATTTTCAACATaaccccccaccccaccccaccccaattttttaattttattttaggaTTATATACATTCTCATAATGGGAAGGGGCCATTCGGGCCTATCTAAATAGATAGGGGGCCATTCAGACCTATCAAAATAGATACTATGTTTACGTATGGATCCCTACATCGTTACATTCCATTTAGGATTAGGAATACGCGTAATCAGACCTGCTTTTTCATATCTCTATTGGGACTTTAGAGAATTACTTAACTTACGGAATAGAATAGGGGAATATAAATATACAACTATGCTATATACGATCTAGAGTGAtagcaaaaaaaaattacaacgaTATTAAAAAGTAAGGGGAAAAAGATTTGTACTTTTGGGTCAACCCAACCCGAATGGAAAGAAGAGGGTCAACCAAATTGCGGTCCACTTTGTACTTTTGTTAAGCAGACCACTCAggcattttatttataaattccttttataaagtttttttaaaaaattcttatttcATCTCTCCTACTCCccattcaaataataatttagattttttttaaaaaaaaattctaccatGCCCCACTTAACCCTtcgctttcaatttttttctcgttttgtattagatatatacatatgattttaggaaagtattttttacttgccCAAGACTagtcttaaattttttttttgttatattcggtacgcaagtaggaaaaaatattttactaaaaatatatgtacatatctaacacaaaacgagaaatatatttttaaaaaataaatataaattaagagtGGAGGGTTAGATAGGGGTGGgtataattttacttttttaaaaataaaaataataacatttttagaAAGGAGTTGGGGAGggggtgaagtatgaatttttaattttttttttataaaagaactttaagaaatgtaaaaaaaataaaaggatggggatttgggggtggggggtggggagtgcgtgaaaaaaatattttaaattttaacttttttaaaaaataatttctttttttggggatagaaatactttagtctttaacttttaactaatattaatagtttatttaatttttgttaaggtgaaatattttatccatgtggaaTGTCATGTTTCaaggttttttaaaaaaatagagagagtacagatagtgtattacacacactacTAAtatgtgtttctcaaattaataagtgataatttagatatgaaactcacactttcaataatttagatttgaaagtcaaaaaaataagataatttaGATGTGTTTATGACACTTATCTCCTAAATCAATTATCTATACTTAAACTAATAGCAATAGTTTTTGTACCATATAGTCAACATGTTTAAATAATCTTAATATTTTCAAACAGagtataattaaataaaaattgaacatataattttaaaatataattaattaaaggaTTGAGCGCGTAGTGCAACCATCTTCTTAGAATCTTAATTCAATTTAAGCATAATGCGTAAATAGACATCCAAATTTGGGTTGAGCCGAAAAGTAAACACTTAAATTTTGAGAGTTCATATCTAGACACCTTAACTTGATCTCAATTGACAACTAAACACTTCAACTCATTTTTCTGTGTCACGTGTCAACTCAATGttgatttgatacataaatttgtTAGTCAGAAGCATTCAATTGACATAGTTAAAATGAGTTAATATGTcgaaaaaaatatgaaacttttaaaattagaaTGCTTATTTGTCATTTGGGATCAAATTAGATGGTGTGTTTTGATGTATTATCTCAAAACCTTCAATCTCATACACCACCATTTAAATGTTGTGTGGGTTGGTAATACAGGAGGAGCAGAGTGGGGTTTCCTAATCAGAATCGGAGCTCCGAAGTGTGAGTAGAGCCGTAAAAATGACAACGGTTCCAATCCCCACGCGCCAATTTCACTAATCTTTAAAAGCTTCTCCGCATACGCGCCTTACTTTCCAAATCTGCAAATCTCTCAGCAAACACTTTCACCTCTTTCTCTGAACAATTTCCAATTTTTTGTGTTCATCAAATACATATCCATTGAGTACCGGAATTACGAAAACCTTTCTAAATTACGGATCTTTATTCGGGCTTTAACATTATTCACTACTGATTCAGGTACACATGCcattgtttatttatttgaaaCAAAGACCTCAAAGCTCTCCTTTTTCCCTTTTGTATCAAAATGGGTACAATGTTGTTTTCTTGCTCTTTTTGTTTGCTAATTATAgttaaatattgaatttttttgcCTCTTTCTTGACACCCTTTTAGTTTCCATTCATGGGTGTGGTTAACAAATACTATATGGTTAAATGCTTCACGATAATCCCTTTTGTGTTTTTCCCCCTTGTATCAAAATGGGTTTAAATGTTGTTTTCTTGCTCTTTTTGTTTGCATATTATAgttaaatattgaatttttttgcCTCTTTCTTGACACCCTTTTAGTTTCCATTCATGGGTGTGGTCAACAAATACTATATGGTTAAATGCTTCACTACAATCCTTTTTGTGTTTTCCCCCCTGTATCAAAATGGGTTTAAATGTTTTTTTCATGCTCTTTTTGTTTGCTAATTATAGTtaaagattgaattttttttctctttcttgacACCCTTTTAGTTTCCATTCATGGGTGCGGTTAACAAAAACTATATAGTTAAATGCTTCACCACAATCCTTTTTGTGTTTTTCCTCGAAACAGAATGGGTTTAGATGTTGTTTTCTTGCTCTTTTTGCTCCCTAATTTTAGTTAAAGATTGGATTTTTTGTCTCTTTCTTGACACCCTTTTAGTTTCGATTTATGGATGTGGTTAACAAATACTATATGGTTAAATGCTTCACCACACTCCTTTGTGTTTTTCCTCATATCAAAATGGGTTTAAATGTtgttttctctctctttttgcTGCCTAATTATAATGAAAGTTAGAGTTTTTTGTCTCTCTCTTGACACCCTTTTAGTTTCCATTCATGGCTGTGGTTGACAAATACTATATGGTTGCATTCTTCACCACAATCTTTTGTGTTTTTTCCTCATATCAAAATGGATTTAAATgttgtttttctttctctttttgctCCCTAATTATAGTTAaagattgatttttttctctctttcttgacACCCTTTTAGTTTCTGTTCAGGGGTGTGGTTAACAAATATCCTTACATACTTCACAACAATCCTTTCTGTTTTCCTCATATCAAAATGGGTCCTTTTCTACTCTTTTTGTTGGCTAATTATAGTTAATGTTTGAATGTGTTGTTCCTTGACACCCTTTTAGTTTCTTTTCATGTGTGTGGTTAATAAATCCATAGTTACTAATCATTGTTTTCTTAAAAGACTAGTTCTTTTCCTAATATCGAGATAATGCCATATTTGGAGACTTCTGCGAAAAATAATTAAAGCTGCCAGAAATGAGAAATGTTACAGCTTTTGGTATCTAGTTTTGATTTTGACATTATAAGTTTTTGATTGGTTTTTAATGATTAGGATTTGCCTTTATTGTTACCCAGGAAATTAGGTCTTTTGATTACAAGGAACCTATAATGATGTCAAGGAGGCCTATCAACCCATCTCGACGTGTAGCAGATAATGGAGCTTCTTCGTTAGAAGGCTCAATTCGGTCAAAGACACGGTCTCCCCCATATTTAACAATTGGACTTGTTATTGTGGTACTTATTTCCAGATTCTGATGCTAGTAGTTATCATTCTGGATGACAATGGATAAACTTTGGAAAATTACTAGTCTCAAGTCATTCAACTGTAATTGTAACTGTATTTATCTTTTTGGATATTCCAGGGAGCATTTCTCCTCATAGGGTATTTTTACCGTGACACAGGTTTGTATCTGAATCCTTGGTATTTTATAAATTACGTTTAtctttgaaaatatagtaagaTGCCcctaaaaatatgaagaaaaaagaaaacaagataTTTTAGCTGATTGCTCAACACTGGAGTCTGGAGCTCTGTCATGACACTAGACTCCAAGATTCCTTATGAAAGGCATTTAGTTCTTATCATCAAGGTGAAAATTGTTGGGTATGAAAGCTAGGGGCATTACAGTTTGTAGCCTATAAATTCTAGTTTAAATCAAATAACAGTTAAACCCTTTAGTTGCCTTGGAGGACTCCCTATAGATTCTTTGGTTAGAGTATATTGTATATTGAAAAGAACCGATAATACTTGTGCATGAACAGTCTCCTTCTCGAGGAAAGAAGATGTCGACATCTACATATGCACAAGTAAAAgatgtctcatatgaattgttttcgacatatttcttattttttatctaCAAACAAATATTGGTCTTTGTCTTCTCTTAAAACATTTAAACAAAGGAAAACTGGCCTTACCTCATGTTTTGATGAGTGTTCTTCTAAATAAAAATCTCAAATGAATCTCTGCTCTCAGTCATGGTCATGCAGGTGATTTAATTACACATCGTGTTTCCTTCTCTCAACTTGAACACTTTGTTCTGCCTCTAAGTATTGTTTTTACTTCACACTTTCTGTCTCTGAGTCTTGTTCCTTACTTCACTCTGACACTGATAGAGGGATTATCATCGGTTGTAGGTACTTTTGCCAGTATTAAAGGAGCTATCAGTGGAGTGGAAGGTAACTGCTCATGCATTGTTCTAAAGGATTCGAGTTTtgacatatttatgtatcaaatgCCACATGAATTATGTGATTTAATCAAAGTGCTGATACATTTCTTTTAATTGGTTCGTGAAAATGGTTCTAACTATGTACTCATGATCACCTCATGTATGTATCAAGAACTTTAGTTTCGTCCTTAATGTTATCTGCTGTCACTTTTTTGCTCTGCCTGGGGCTTTACTCTAACGATAATTATAAAAATCTATAAGGCTCATGTTGTAGGAACCATCTAAAAGTTACTTAAAACAAATGTCTATTGGGATATAATAAATCTAACTAATCCCTTTATCAGCTTAAGCCTTTGGTAAGTTGGTCACACTCttcaacatggtatcagagtagaCAAGAGGTCCTGGGTTCAAATCTCGCAGCCATCCAAAAAGCAAAAAGTATTTCCACGTGTTTGGTCCATGAAAAGAAATGGGGCCAACAAGTGAGGGTGTGTGTTGAGacataataaaatcaagtcaCTAAGTCATTAACAATTTAAGCTTTTAGTTTTAAATGAGATGGTCACACGCTTCAACAATGCCTTTGGAGATGACATGCAACAAGATTGTTGTGTTCTATGAGGAAACCCATGTGCATTGTTATCATGCAGCCAGTCTATATACCAGCTTCAATAAACTGATATCAACCCAGAAACTTCATATCTTAGATTTCCGTTCTCTTATTGGTGAGCATCTGGAACATCTGAAAACTGCCCCCCTACCCCCTACCCCCCACCATACTTTATACACCACTTACTCATATAGGCGTAGATGAGGTAACAAGATTAGTAATTATCGTTTGTCACTCTAGGTGGGTGGAGTGACTCTGCATTATACCTATCAAGAAACTTGATATAGTCTATACACAGAGCTACTAACTTCCAATCTTCATATTAGAAGATATCTTAATTCTATTGCTTTTGTTTTATTTGGGTAATAGTGTATATCAGTTTATTTGccttgacatttttgaagataAAGTTACTGCTGTTTTTACATTACAGTTGACTTGGGATCTACAACCTGTTTTACCTCTGCAGGGGATTTTTCATGTACTGTAGAGGTTCAAAAGGCGATTCCTTTTTTGAAGAAAGCATATGGTGATAGCATGCATAAGGTGCTGCATGTTGGTCCTGATACTTGCTCGGTAGTTTCTAAATTGTTAGAAGAGGAAGATACTGAAGCTTGGGGTATAGAACCATATGATATAGAGGATGCAGGTCATTTCTGCAAGAAACTGGTGCATAAGGGCATTGTTCGTGTGGCTGACATAAAATTTCCTCTTCCATATCGTGCAAAATCATTCTCTCTTGTGATTATCTCAGATGCGTTGGACTACTTGTCCCCAAAGTATCTTAATAGGACCCTTCCCGAACTGGCGAGGGTGTCATCTGATGGACTGGTTATTCTCACAGGTAAGAAGAGTTTGTTAGGTGTTATGTTTAGATGGCAGCCATTCTAAAATGGATGTTTATTTTGCATTCATTGTACTGTCCGAGCTAAGCTGCTTCCTATCTTTCACTTCCTGTCCATCTCTGTTTTGGTTTGGGTTACACACATATGAGTAGGAGTGTTTATCTCAATCCTAGAGAGATAGCCTTttaacatacaacaacaacaacatactaagtgaaatcccactaagtggggtttggggagggtagagtgtacgcagaccttaccactgcttcgaggaggtagagaggctgttttcgaaagaccctcagcAGAGATAGTCTTTTGACATGTGAAACTTTatcttttttatcttttttatcttCAGTACTTGGTCATACTAGCACATTCCTCTTGTTGATAGACAAAGctatttagaaatttgattaTTTGTTGCCTTAATTTTAATTTCCTTCCACGCTGATGTCTCTTATACAGTATGCTTTCAATAGGTTTCTATGCCCCCCTTTATACTAGGTCCAAAAATGCCCTATCCAGTTTTCTCCTTTGAAGTAGGACAAAATCGTCTGGGAGAAGTTCTTGTTATCGCCATCGTACTGCTGCAGAGGGAAAAAGTACATCAGCATTTCTCATTAATCACCTAAATAATATCATGAAAAGCTGAATATCTATAAGATTTTATAGCAGGGATATTAAGGACAAATTGTTGGATTTTACGTACTTACACAGAGAGAAAAGAAGAGGACATCTGTGTCCAGTGgatgaagatttttttttttggataaatggCATTAAACTGCTTTAGGTGCGGAAGTGAGGAGATTTTACAAATGTGGGAAATCAGATGACCAGGGTCTATGTATAACTAAAAGAGAGAACCTGTATTAGTAGAACTCTAGAAGAATATAGCAGCAAAGCATGgttttttcctttcatttcatttttctGGAAACGAACAGATTCATTTCTAAATTATGCAAGAATTGGTTGTTACTATGAAAAAAAGATACTTGAGAATTCATTTTGTCTCCTTTCCTGTTTAGCAGTGATAATATAAAGAATGATATGGTGAAAGTAGGATCTGGGTTGATGATACCTCATGCATACATATCCTTTTCCACTACATGAATGGTTCGCTGTTGATTCCAAATCAATGCAATTTGGCGTACTTTCAGTTCAACTAGCATGCTTTTATTCTTGTATAACTTTTGGTCAGTTGACCTCTATAGCGTAacattttgtattttggatgTGTTGGCGAGTCTGATCACCTTGCTTTTATATACCTGTTAACTCCTTCAGTTTTCTCCTTTAAGATTTGACCATATCATTCCATGCATAAGCTTTCTAAGGAGCTAGAAATGCCTTTAGGGTATTTTCATACATGCATCCTTTATTCCACATGATTAATATAAGACATTCTGCATATAAGAGACAAGTTAAAA
This region of Solanum dulcamara chromosome 9, daSolDulc1.2, whole genome shotgun sequence genomic DNA includes:
- the LOC129904129 gene encoding probable pectin methylesterase CGR3, translated to MMSRRPINPSRRVADNGASSLEGSIRSKTRSPPYLTIGLVIVGAFLLIGYFYRDTGTFASIKGAISGVEGDFSCTVEVQKAIPFLKKAYGDSMHKVLHVGPDTCSVVSKLLEEEDTEAWGIEPYDIEDAGHFCKKLVHKGIVRVADIKFPLPYRAKSFSLVIISDALDYLSPKYLNRTLPELARVSSDGLVILTGYPRHHKAKFAEKSRFGGLAKLRSSTWWVRYFVQTSLEENEVAIKKFEQAASKKSYVPSCQIFHLRSYR